CTGCGTCTCGCGCTGGGTTAGGGTGACCTCGGCCCCCTGTTCCTTTTGTTTGGTGGCCATGGCGTTGGCGACCTTGCGTAGCTCGCCGTATTGGCTCGGCGCGTTGCCGGCGGCCACGTCCATGATCACTTGGATCAGCTCTTCGCGCGTCGCCCCCTTCAAGACGTAGTCGGCGGCGCCGAGCGCGTGGGCCCGGGCGATGTAGGTGGGGTTCTCGTACGTCGAGAGCATGACGACCTTCAGGTCCGGGAAGCCCTCGCGCAGTTGGCCGAGCGTTTCGAGCCCGTCCCCTTCGACCATCCGGATGTCCAACAAGACCAGATCAGGTTTGAGCTGACCGGTCAACTCGACGGTCTCGGAGCCCGATGCCGCCTGACCGACAATTTCAATCCGCGGGTCATCCAGCAGATTGACTAACCCGCTCCGCACCACTTCGTGGTCGTCGGCAATTAATAATCGTACCAGCATGCCAGTGATCTCCCCAATGCTTGGCAACTTGGCATCGCGCCGCCAGCGCATCTGCCCTACGAGGTCGG
The DNA window shown above is from Planctomycetota bacterium and carries:
- a CDS encoding response regulator transcription factor, translated to MLVRLLIADDHEVVRSGLVNLLDDPRIEIVGQAASGSETVELTGQLKPDLVLLDIRMVEGDGLETLGQLREGFPDLKVVMLSTYENPTYIARAHALGAADYVLKGATREELIQVIMDVAAGNAPSQYGELRKVANAMATKQKEQGAEVTLTQRETQVLRHLALGLSNKEISRSLSISVETVKEHVQHLLRKMDVTDRTQAAVWAVKRGLV